In a single window of the Elaeis guineensis isolate ETL-2024a chromosome 4, EG11, whole genome shotgun sequence genome:
- the LOC105043028 gene encoding silicon efflux transporter LSI2 isoform X1: MAMAGPVKVVLGSVAFGIFWVLAVFPAVPFLPIGRTAGSLLGAMLMVIFRVISPEEAYDAIDLPILGLLFGTMVVSVFLERADMFKYLGKLLSWKSRGGKDLLFRICLISAIASALFTNDTCCVVLTEFILKIARQNNLPPQPFLLALASSSNIGSAATPIGNPQNLVIAVQSGISFERFLWGILPAMIVGILMNAAILLVYFWKLLSIEKDEEVVSTAGDMMVEDDVTLHRFSPATMSHVTSMNSQEFGSAIDAVVLNGDFGRPDGQRSRTNSIDIDIQTASSGGIESTRVSNASREVVDGAGISLRREEGVTSRRIVRGTSNLRNSPRENALVQSSDEKESSIERWKKLWWKTCVYLVTIGMLVALLMGLNMSWSAITAALALVVLDFKDARPCLEKKQVSYSLLIFFCGMFITVDGFNKTGIPSALWEFVEPHARIDNAGGVALLSLVILILSNVASNVPTVLLLGARVAASAAVISPGEETKAWLILAWVSTVAGNLSLLGSAANLIVCEQARRAQFFGYNLSFFSHLRFGVPSTLIVTAIGLLIIMSY; the protein is encoded by the exons ATGGCCATGGCAGGTCCGGTGAAAGTAGTCTTAGGCTCTGTTGCCTTTGGAATTTTTTGGGTTTTGGCTGTGTTCCCTGCGGTTCCCTTTCTACCAATCGGGAGAACTGCAGGCTCTCTCCTTGGTGCGATGCTCATGGTCATCTTCCGAGTCATATCGCCCGAGGAAGCTTACGATGCGATCGATCTTCCAATTCTTGGGCTCCTCTTTGGAACCATGGTCGTCAGTGTCTTTCTTGAAAGGGCTGACATGTTTAAGTATCTGGGTAAATTGCTCTCATGGAAGAGTAGAGGTGGTAAAGACTTGCTTTTTCGAATTTGTCTCATCTCTGCCATAGCAAGTGCTCTATTTACCAATGACACCTGTTGTGTCGTCCTTACCGAGTTCATCCTAAAGATCGCTAGACAGAACAATCTACCACCGCAACCTTTTCTTCTAGCACTTGCTTCTAGTTCAAACATTGGATCTGCTGCAACTCCGATCGGTAACCCGCAAAATCTAGTCATAGCTGTTCAAAGTGGAATCTCCTTCGAACGGTTCTTGTGGGGGATCCTTCCAGCTATGATTGTTGGAATTCTTATGAATGCCGCCATCCTCCTAGTCTACTTTTGGAAGTTATTATCGATAGAGAAGGATGAAGAAGTGGTATCAACAGCAGGAGATATGATGGTGGAAGATGATGTGACTTTGCACCGGTTTTCACCGGCGACAATGTCACATGTTACTTCTATGAATTCTCAGGAGTTTGGCTCTGCAATTGATGCCGTGGTACTGAATGGGGACTTTGGGCGCCCTGATGGTCAACGAAGTAGGACTAATAGCATTGATATCGACATACAAACTGCGTCAAGTGGTGGAATTGAATCCACGAGGGTCTCAAATGCATCAAGGGAAGTGGTAGATGGTGCTGGAATTTCTCTGAGAAGAGAGGAAGGTGTGACCTCAAGGAGGATTGTGAGAGGTACCAGCAATTTGAGAAATAGTCCGAGAGAAAATGCTTTGGTCCAATCTTCAGACGAGAAGGAGAGTTCAATCGAGAGGTGGAAGAAGCTATGGTGGAAGACATGCGTCTATCTTGTTACTATTGGAATGCTTGTTGCTCTGTTGATGGGACTTAACATGTCATGGAGTGCAATCACTGCTGCTCTTGCTCTTGTGGTACTCGATTTCAAGGATGCACGCCCATGCCTGGAGAAG AAGCAGGTTTCATACTCCTTATTGATATTCTTTTGTGGGATGTTCATAACCGTCGATGGATTTAACAAAACTGGAATACCAAGTGCTTTGTGGGAATTTGTTGAACCACATGCACGTATTGATAATGCTGGTGGTGTTGCACTGCTCTCTCTGGTGATTCTCATCCTCTCAAATGTTGCCTCCAATGTGCCCACTG TGCTCCTCCTTGGAGCGAGGGTGGCAGCATCAGCAGCAGTTATATCTCCTGGTGAGGAGACGAAGGCTTGGCTTATACTTGCATGGGTTAGCACGGTGGCTGGAAACCTCTCTTTGTTGGGCTCTGCTGCGAATCTTATTGTCTGCGAACAGGCTAGACGGGCTCAATTTTTTGGCTACAACCTCTCTTTCTTCAGCCACCTACGTTTTGGGGTCCCATCAACCCTCATCGTCACTGCAATTGGCTTGCTGATCATCATGAGTTACTGA
- the LOC105043028 gene encoding silicon efflux transporter LSI2 isoform X2: MAMAGPVKVVLGSVAFGIFWVLAVFPAVPFLPIGRTAGSLLGAMLMVIFRVISPEEAYDAIDLPILGLLFGTMVVSVFLERADMFKYLGKLLSWKSRGGKDLLFRICLISAIASALFTNDTCCVVLTEFILKIARQNNLPPQPFLLALASSSNIGSAATPIGNPQNLVIAVQSGISFERFLWGILPAMIVGILMNAAILLVYFWKLLSIEKDEEVVSTAGDMMVEDDVTLHRFSPATMSHVTSMNSQEFGSAIDAVVLNGDFGRPDGQRSRTNSIDIDIQTASSGGIESTRVSNASREVVDGAGISLRREEGVTSRRIVRGTSNLRNSPRENALVQSSDEKESSIERWKKLWWKTCVYLVTIGMLVALLMGLNMSWSAITAALALVVLDFKDARPCLEKVSYSLLIFFCGMFITVDGFNKTGIPSALWEFVEPHARIDNAGGVALLSLVILILSNVASNVPTVLLLGARVAASAAVISPGEETKAWLILAWVSTVAGNLSLLGSAANLIVCEQARRAQFFGYNLSFFSHLRFGVPSTLIVTAIGLLIIMSY; encoded by the exons ATGGCCATGGCAGGTCCGGTGAAAGTAGTCTTAGGCTCTGTTGCCTTTGGAATTTTTTGGGTTTTGGCTGTGTTCCCTGCGGTTCCCTTTCTACCAATCGGGAGAACTGCAGGCTCTCTCCTTGGTGCGATGCTCATGGTCATCTTCCGAGTCATATCGCCCGAGGAAGCTTACGATGCGATCGATCTTCCAATTCTTGGGCTCCTCTTTGGAACCATGGTCGTCAGTGTCTTTCTTGAAAGGGCTGACATGTTTAAGTATCTGGGTAAATTGCTCTCATGGAAGAGTAGAGGTGGTAAAGACTTGCTTTTTCGAATTTGTCTCATCTCTGCCATAGCAAGTGCTCTATTTACCAATGACACCTGTTGTGTCGTCCTTACCGAGTTCATCCTAAAGATCGCTAGACAGAACAATCTACCACCGCAACCTTTTCTTCTAGCACTTGCTTCTAGTTCAAACATTGGATCTGCTGCAACTCCGATCGGTAACCCGCAAAATCTAGTCATAGCTGTTCAAAGTGGAATCTCCTTCGAACGGTTCTTGTGGGGGATCCTTCCAGCTATGATTGTTGGAATTCTTATGAATGCCGCCATCCTCCTAGTCTACTTTTGGAAGTTATTATCGATAGAGAAGGATGAAGAAGTGGTATCAACAGCAGGAGATATGATGGTGGAAGATGATGTGACTTTGCACCGGTTTTCACCGGCGACAATGTCACATGTTACTTCTATGAATTCTCAGGAGTTTGGCTCTGCAATTGATGCCGTGGTACTGAATGGGGACTTTGGGCGCCCTGATGGTCAACGAAGTAGGACTAATAGCATTGATATCGACATACAAACTGCGTCAAGTGGTGGAATTGAATCCACGAGGGTCTCAAATGCATCAAGGGAAGTGGTAGATGGTGCTGGAATTTCTCTGAGAAGAGAGGAAGGTGTGACCTCAAGGAGGATTGTGAGAGGTACCAGCAATTTGAGAAATAGTCCGAGAGAAAATGCTTTGGTCCAATCTTCAGACGAGAAGGAGAGTTCAATCGAGAGGTGGAAGAAGCTATGGTGGAAGACATGCGTCTATCTTGTTACTATTGGAATGCTTGTTGCTCTGTTGATGGGACTTAACATGTCATGGAGTGCAATCACTGCTGCTCTTGCTCTTGTGGTACTCGATTTCAAGGATGCACGCCCATGCCTGGAGAAG GTTTCATACTCCTTATTGATATTCTTTTGTGGGATGTTCATAACCGTCGATGGATTTAACAAAACTGGAATACCAAGTGCTTTGTGGGAATTTGTTGAACCACATGCACGTATTGATAATGCTGGTGGTGTTGCACTGCTCTCTCTGGTGATTCTCATCCTCTCAAATGTTGCCTCCAATGTGCCCACTG TGCTCCTCCTTGGAGCGAGGGTGGCAGCATCAGCAGCAGTTATATCTCCTGGTGAGGAGACGAAGGCTTGGCTTATACTTGCATGGGTTAGCACGGTGGCTGGAAACCTCTCTTTGTTGGGCTCTGCTGCGAATCTTATTGTCTGCGAACAGGCTAGACGGGCTCAATTTTTTGGCTACAACCTCTCTTTCTTCAGCCACCTACGTTTTGGGGTCCCATCAACCCTCATCGTCACTGCAATTGGCTTGCTGATCATCATGAGTTACTGA